Genomic DNA from Haloarcula marina:
CGTTCGCCGACGGGGCCGTCCAGATGGCCGAGTTCGAAATCGACGAGTCGAGTCCGGTCGCCAACCAGACGGTCCGGGAGGCCGACCGCTACGAGTCGCTGACGTTCGCCGCCGTCCTGCGCGACGACGACGTTATCATCCCGCGCGGGGAGACGGTCCTCGAACCCGGCGACGACGTCATCGTCATCGGGAGTCCCGAGAGCGTCCACACCTTCGCCAACGAAATCGCTCCCGACGTGGACGGCGCGCGGAACGTCCTCGTCGTCGGCGGGAGCGACGTTGGCTACCACACCGCACGACTCCTCGAAGAACGCGGGTTGAAACCCCGACTGGTCGAGCAGGACCACGAGCGCGCCCGCGAACTCGCAGAGGAACTGCCCGGAACCACCGTGTTAGAGAGCGACGCCACCGACCGCGAATTCCTCGAACGGGAACACGTCGCCGACGTGGACATCGTCGTGGCGGCACTGGACAGCGACGAGAAGAACCTGCTCGCGAGTCTGCTGGCCAAGCGCCTCGGCGCGAACCGCGCCGTCGCAGTCGTCGATTCGGGCGCGTACGTCCCGCTGTTCGAGGCCGTCGGCGTCGACGTGGCCGTCAACCCCCGCGAGGCGACCGCGGAAGAGATTACGCGCTTCACCCGCGAGCATCAGGCCGAGAACGTCGCCATCATCGAGTCCGACCGGGCAGAGGTCCTGGAAATCGAAGTCGACGACGAGAGCGTCCTCGTCGACCGCCCCATCCGCGAATCCGTTGGTGACCTCCCCGACGGCGTCGTCATCGGTGCCATCACCCGGAACGGCAACCTCGTCATCCCACGGGGTGACACGGTGCTCGAACGCGGCGACCACGTGGTCGTGTTCGTCGACGCCGAGGTACTGGAAGCCGCGAGTACCGCACTCTGAGTATGCTCGGAGCGTCGGTGCGCGCGGACGTCCGCGTCGACTGGCGAGCGGCGGTGTCGCTGGTCGGCAGCGTCGTGAAGTACCTCTCTGTCGCCATGCTGGCACCGATGCTCGTCGCGCTGTACTACGGCGAGGACGTGGGCGTCTTCGGCGTCTCAATCGTCCTGACCGTCTTCTTCGGCATCGCGCTCGAACGTCTCGACGACGACCCGGACCTCGGCGCGCGCGAGGCGTTCCTGATGGTGTCGCTGACGTGGCTGGTCGTCGCCGTCGTCGGCGCGGTTCCGTACGTGCTGGCGGGCATGGGAACCGCCTCGACGCTCGCCGACCCCGTCAACGCGCTGTTCGAGTCCATGTCGGGATTCACGACGACTGGCGCGACCGTGATGGGCCAAATCGGGTTCGAGCGACACTCGCACGCACTGCTGCTGTGGCGACAGTTGACCCAGTGGCTCGGTGGCATGGGCATCGTCGTCCTCGCCGTCGCCATCCTCCCCGAACTCTCCGTCGGCGGCGCGCAGTTGATGGACGCCGAAGCGCCGGGACCGGGCATCGAGAAACTGACGCCGCGCATCGCCGAGACGGCCCGCATCCTCTGGCAGGCGTACCTCGGCCTCACCGTCCTCCAATTCCTCCTCTTATATGGGCTTCACCTCGCCGGGTTCGCGCCGAACATGGGCCTGTACAACGCCGTCGCCCACCCGCTGACGACGATGCCGACCGGTGGCTTCTCGCCCGCCGCGCGCTCCATCGAGGCGTTCTCGGCGGCGGTGCAGTGGGTCATCATCCCGTTCATGGTCGTCGCCGGGACCAACTTCGCACTCGTGTGGAAGGCCACGCAGGGGCGGCCGCGGGTTTTCGCCGAAGACGGCGAATTCCGCTTCTACGCGGGCGTGATGGGCGTCCTGACGGCCGTCGTCGCCGGGCTCCTGTTCGCGGGTCTCGGTCCGGGCCTCTCGGCGATTCCGACCGAAGTGCGTCCGATTCCCGGAAGTACGGAGCGAGCAATCCGGCACGCCGCCTTCCAGGTCACGTCCATCGTGACGACGACCGGATACGCGTCGATGGACTTCAACACGTGGAGCGAACCCGCGAAGTACCTCCTGCTGTTCGGGATGTTCGTCGGCGGGTCGGCGGGGTCGACTGGCGGCGCGATAAAGGTCGTCCGCTGGCTGGTCGTTCTCAAGTCGCTGAAGCGGGAACTGTTCACCACGATTCACCCCGAGGCCGTCTCGCCGGTCAGACTCGGCGGGCGCCCCGTCGACGAACGTGCGATTCGTGGCATCTACGCTTTCACGCTGCTGTATCTGGTCATCTTCTTCGTCAGCGTCGCGGTCGTGTTCGTCGACGCCGTCCGCATCGACTACCAACTCAGCGTCCTCGAAGTGATGTCCGCCGTCGCCGCGACACTGGGCAACGTCGGCCCGGGATTCGGGGCGGTCGGCCCGATGAACGGCTACACCGACTTCGCGTGGACGAGCAAGGTGTACATGGTCCTGCTGATGTGGGCCGGGCGACTCGAGATACTGCCGGTGTTCGTCCTGCTGACCCGTTCCTACTGGCAATCTTGACACTACGAAAACATTTATTGGAGATGTAACTCAGTGTAGTGGTGTGGACGATACCTCCGACCTCTTCGAGCTACTCGCTTCTACGCGTCGTCGGCAGGCCCTCGTGTTATTGTGTGACTCGCCGGAGATAGCGGTTCCCGAGGGATTCCAGACGCGGACCGAGGCTATCGAGGAACCGGTCACGGCAGACTCAGGTCCGGTTCTCCCGAGCGACCGGTCGGACCCCGTCATCGAACTGTATCACAGCCACCTCCCGAAACTCGACGCCGCCGACCTGGTGGACTGGGACCGGCAGCGCGGCGTCGTCAGCCGCGGTCCGGCGTTCGGCGAGGTGCGACCCGTGGTAGAGCTGTTGGCCGAAAACGCCCACGAACTGCCGGACGGCTTTCTCTGAGCGGGTCAGCGGCTCCAGAACGAGCGCGTGAACACGACGAGGACCGTGATGATTTCGAGGCGTCCCGCCCACATCAGTAGAATCATCAGGGCCTTCGTGGTGTCTGGGAGCATCAGATACGACCCGAACGGGCCGAGACGGCCGAACGCCGGGCCGATGTTGCCGATGGCCGCGAGACTCGCCCCGACGGCTTCCAGCGGCGTGAGCGTGATGCCGACGCGACTCGCGTCGAGCGAGATGAACACCGTCGCGAGGGCGAACAGGACCAGATAGAGGAGCGTGAAGCCGACGACGCCCCGAATCGCCTCCTCGTCGACGACGATGTCGCCGAGGCGGACCGGTTGCACGGCGTCCGGGTGACTGGCGTGGAACAGTTCCCGCTGGAGCGCCTTCAGGACAATGAGCCAGCGCACCACCTTGATGCCGCCGCCGGTTGACCCTGCCGACCCGCCGACGAACATCACCAGTATAAGCAACAACTGGCTGTGCGGCGTCCACTGGGCGAAGTCGCTCGTGGCGTACCCCGTCGAGTTCATCAACGACGCGACCTGAAACGCGGCCTGCCGGAGTGCGTTCTCCACGACGCCCTCCGTCGTGCCGCCGATGGCGAGCGACGGCGCGGCCCCCGAGAAGAGGAGGCCGAAGAGCACCGCGGTGAAGACGGCCGTCGCACCTGCGTAGGCCCGGAACTCGGTGTCCTCCAGCGGCGCGCGCACGTCGCCGTCGAAGAGGTACCAGAACAGCGCGAAGTTGGTCCCGGCGACGACCATGAACGGGATGATGACCCACTGCACCGCCGCCGAGAAGGCGGCGATGCTCTCGCCTTTCGTCGAGAACCCGCCGGTCGGGAGCGTCGAGAACGCGTGCGCGACGGCGTTGTAGAGGTCCATGTTCGGTGCGTACCCCGTGAGATGCAACCCGTAGAGGATGCCCGCGAGCAAGACGGTGAAGGCGAAGTACGCCTGCCAGAGGATGCGCGCCGTCTCCGCGATTCGCGGCGTCAGTTTCTCCAGACTCGGGCCGGGCGCTTCCTCGCTGATGAGTTGCGCCCCGTTGACCGCCAGTTCCGGCAGGATAGCGACCATGAGGACGATGATACCCATGCCACCGAGCCACTGGGTCAACTGCCGCCACATCATGACGGCGTGGGAGTGGCGGTCGGTGCTTATCTCGCCCATCACAGTCGCGCCAGTCGTCGAGAAACCGCTCATCGACTCGAACAGCGCGTTGACGGGGTCGGCGAGCGTCGAGGCGGTTCCCATGCCAGCCAGCACGTACGGCACCGCGCCGACGACGGCGACGGCGAACCACGTGAGCGCGACGAACAGCAGCGCCTCTCGCTCGCGGAGGTCGGTTCCGGGGTCCAGTCGCTCGACGGCCACGCCGAGGAGGACGGTTCCGACGATGGAGACGCCGAAGACGCCCGCGTCCTCGCCGTAGTACAGCGCGACGACCAGCGGGACGAGCATCGCCACCGAGAGGTACTTCACGACGCTGCCGGTGAGGGCGACGCTCTTCCGCCACTGGACGATGGTGTTCATCGGGCCGTCGCCGCCTGTGCTGTCGAACTCGTCGGTCCGGTGCGACCCGCTCGTGCCGACGGCGGCCGTCCAACCGGGCCGCCAGCCTGCTCTCCGGTCATCCTACGTAGCGTGGTGACGCGGGCACGGTATTAAAACCGGGAGAGTCCACCCGCGACTTCAGTCCTCTCGCCTTCCGTTCTCTCCCATCAGGGACGAGACGACGAGTCGCTTGATTCCACGTCGAAGGAGGCCACTGGCGGCAGGTTGGGAGATATCCAGGTCGGCGGCGACCTCGCTGAGAGTCGCGTTCCGTGGCTCTTCGAAGTATCCGGTTTCGACCGCGACGAGGAGTGCTTCTCGTTGGCTATCGGTCAACCCAGCGTCCGTATCGGCAGGACTGGCGTATTCGTTCACGCGCAGTAATTCGATATCGATCTCGTTCTGCTGTGCGTAGTCCCAGAAGTCGGCAAGACCCGCTCGGTCGGGCATCCACACCGACAGGACCCACGCGTCCCCTTCGTTCTCCATGTCGAGTATGAGACCGTTCGCCGTCGAGATGACCGGCGAGAGAATCTTCGCTTTGTCCGTATACTCGAAGCTGTAGATGGCTTCGCCGTCTCTGGTTTCGAGCACCCGTTCGAAGTCGTCGATAGTGGTGTCGTTCCGTAATCCCTCCTCGAATCGGAGGAAGTCAGATGACTCTATGCGATAGAAGAACTTTCCAGATGTCGGGTCGGTACCTGCCTCCGACACCGACCTGACTTTCGAACTGCTGTCGTGAGAGACGGTCTCTGTGAGGACGATGTCGGGGTGGTTGACCCGGACGACGGCTTTAATATCGGTCATTGTTCGTCATCATGATAGCTGTTAGCAGTATCGAGCGTGAAACGAATGGTGTTCGAGATGCTCGGCGAAGACCGTATAGCCCTTCCGGGTACTGGGCCCACGCAGTGGCCGCGTGGTGAGGCATCGTACTCGGACGCCCACGGTTTCTGCATACGGCGAGGCTACCCAAGTACTTACGTCTCATATCCGAGGGTCAGACCGGATGAGAAGCGTAGAAATTACCACAGAAATCACTGCGTTACCGTATTCGCCGGTGGCTACTTCGGTTTTTCAATGCCGTGACTGAACAGCGTCGCCCAGATTCCCTCCAACTGACTGGTCAGGGACGACGGGTTGGCCCCTGCGGGGAGATAGAATTTTGAGCGCGTGGCACTAGCCTGACCGTCGGAGCGGTTTCGTTGTGGCATACACGTGAACGGACGACCCGTTACCGCATCGGTTTCTAGCTTAACCGTATAACCAGTTTATATACCTCCCGGAAGCACTCGGTCGGTGAAAACAACTGAGAGGCGAGTACAAAGGGCGGCTACTCCCCACGGGGTAGGGCCCGAGAGACGCTCGTGTGTTCCACCTCGCGACAGACGAGATAACACTCACTGACCCTTCACCTATTCTGTCGTCAGGTGGCCCATTCTCACTTGCCCCCAGAGCACCGCCCGACTGGTGCCGACACCCACATTCTCCAGTACACTTTTTAGCAGATTCTGAGCGGTGCGACGGGACCAGTCGCGTGAAATCACGCTTCCGACGCCGACTCGCACCGTTCTTGGCGCACCGCGAAACCACCGGAATCCGGTCGTTCGCGAGTCCGACCGCGACTGTTGGCCCCGTCTCTTCGGCGGTATTGACAGACAGCGGGAGATATTGAGAGAAGGGAAAGGCTGATACGCCCGGCCGGGGGAGTCCCGAACATGCCACGCGAATCGTATCAGGAGCTACTCGAATCGCTCCGCGAGGACGTGCTCTACATGTCTGAAGTCGTCCTCGACCGTCTGCGTCTCGGATTGAGCGCCCTCGAACAGAAGGACGAGGAAGCCGCCATGCAAGTCATCGAAGGCGACGACGAAATCAACCAGTTGTATCTCGATTTGGAACAGGACTGCATCGACTTGCTGGCGCTCCAGCAACCGGTGGCCTCCGACCTCCGCTTCATCGCCGCGTCGTTCAAAATCATCACCGACCTCGAACGCATCGGCGACCTCGCCACCAACCTCGGCGAGTACTCGCTGGAGGCCGAACGCGACGTGTTCCCGGAGGTCGACATTCAGGAGGTCGGGGAAGTCGTCGTCGGGATGGTCGAGAACGCGATGGAGGCCTACGACAGCGAGGACACCGACCTCTGTTACACCATCGCCGACACCGACGACGAGGTCGATAGCCGATGTGAGTCCGCGTCCGAAGCGGTCGTTCGAGACCTCATCGAGCGCCAGATAGACACCGAATCCAGCGAAGGCGAAATCGAGCAGTTGATGTCCGACGTCTCCAGACTGCTGTTGACCATCCGGGACATCGAACGGGTCGGCGACCACGCCGTCAACATCGCCGCCCGCACCCTCTACATGGTCGAGAACGACGACGACCTCATCTACTGACCGCGCCGTTCGAACTGCTCGGCCGTCGGTCGCTCTCTCGTCGCGTCCCCGTTTTCCGCGACCCGGAATCCACCGGACTCCTCCCGTCCGAGGAGTTCTCGCTGCGGGTAGGGAATCTTGATGCCCGCGTCGTCGAGGGCCGCTTTCGCCTCGCGGACGACGGCCGCTTTCGTCATCGCCCGCTTGGCCGCGCTCGGGTGGTCTATCCAGAACCGACACGCCAAGACCACCGCCGAGTCGCCCAGTGAGGTCGGGACGACCTGTGGCGTCGGGTTCGCCAGCACTTGCGGCACGTCCGCGAGTGCGTCGTCGATGGCCGCTTCGGCCCGTTCCACGTCCGCCTCGTAGTCGATACCCACCTCGACAGAAAGCCGGAGGTGGTCGAGACTCGTCCGGTTGGTGACCGTCGCGTTCGCCACGTTGTCGTTCGGGATGACGATTTCCTCGCCCGACGCGTTTCGCATTCGGGTGTTGATGATGGTGATGTCCGTGATGATGCCCTCGTCGTCGTTGATGACGACCCAGTCGCCGATTTCGAACGGCCGGGCGAACATCAGCACGAACCCGGCGATGAGCGACCCGATGGTCGACCGGGCGGCCGTCCCAACAACGATGCCGACGAAGCCCGCGCCGACCGCCAGACTGCCGAGTCCCACGCCCCACACCGAGAGCGTGACGATGCCAGCGCCGACCAGCACCACTACCTGAAGCACCCGGAAGACGATGCCCTGCTGGTGCTGGTTCAGCACGTCCGACTCGTCGGCGTACTGCTCGATAGAACTCTCCAGTAGGTCGATACCCGCGAGCGTCCCGCCGAAGAGGGCGACGGTGGTCAGCGCCTTCCCCAGCGTCGGAATCCACGTCGCCATCGTCGCCACCGCGATGAGGGCGAGGTCGACGAACCCCCACACCACCAATCCCGCCAAGCCAGCGGCGAGCAACACCGCTAACTGGAGCGTTCGGACGACCGCAGTCACGGGGAGTTGCCAGTCGATGTCCGGCGGGTCGAACGGGACCCTCTCGTGGCCGAAGACGAGATACGTCGTCGAGCGATGGACCGTCGACACCACCCGCGGCGTGAGGACGATGGCGGTCACCAGCGCCGCGACCGTCAGGATTACCGTCGCTGCGACACGCGCCTCCGTCGTTACCAACCCCTCCAGAAACGCCCGGAGGTCGGCGATGTAGTCTAGCACGACCGTCACCAGTGACCTTGGTGTGAAAAAAGCGACTGTCGCGCTATCAGTCCTGAGAGCGGCCGCGCGTCGCCTGTCACAGCCATTTCCGATTCCTCACCGAGACGGTGGCTGACTCTCGTCGCCGACCAGTCCCGCGTCGACGATACGGAACTGGGCCGTGTCACCGGCGGGTTTCGCGCGGTGTTTCTCCAACGTCGCCCGGCGGTTGCCGCCGCGGAACCGGTCGAGTCGGAGAATCGCCCCCGACCAGTGGTTGAGCGTGTGGCCGCCCAGCGCCGTCGACCGGTCACTGTCCGGGTCGGTGAACACCTGATTCGTAAAGAGCACCGCGAGGTCGTGTTTCCGGGCCAGCGAGAGCAAGTGGGTGACCTGCCGGGCCACGTCACGCAGGGCCTCGCCGCCGTCGTCGGCGTCGCGTTGCAGGCGGTAGAACCCGGTAGCGCTATCCAGCACGACGAGTTCGACCTCCTCGGCGAACTCCGCGGCGTCCTGGACGGCCTCGGTCTGCTCGTCGTAGTCGTACACTTCCGAGACGATGAGGCGGCCCGCGATGTCGTCGACGGTCTGGCCGGTCCCGTCGGTGCGACCACGAGCGATTTGCTCCATCCGGTCGGCCGAGAGGCCTTCGGTGTCGATGTAGAGCGCCGCGTCACCCCCCGCGGCGACCTCGACGGCCGCCGCCAGCGCGACGTTCGTCTTCCCGGCGGCCGGTGGCCCGTACACCTGTGTCACGGCCCCCCGTTCTAACCCACCGC
This window encodes:
- the trkA gene encoding Trk system potassium transporter TrkA; protein product: MYVVIVGAGEVGSAIADSLADTHDVAVIDIDGDRVEELVYDVDVLGVEGDGADLSTLEDAEIERADILIASTDDDETNIVTCGTAMTVTDTFTISRVKSAKFLRTWERSERAFGVDHMVATNLLTAETITRVVGLPAAQDVETFADGAVQMAEFEIDESSPVANQTVREADRYESLTFAAVLRDDDVIIPRGETVLEPGDDVIVIGSPESVHTFANEIAPDVDGARNVLVVGGSDVGYHTARLLEERGLKPRLVEQDHERARELAEELPGTTVLESDATDREFLEREHVADVDIVVAALDSDEKNLLASLLAKRLGANRAVAVVDSGAYVPLFEAVGVDVAVNPREATAEEITRFTREHQAENVAIIESDRAEVLEIEVDDESVLVDRPIRESVGDLPDGVVIGAITRNGNLVIPRGDTVLERGDHVVVFVDAEVLEAASTAL
- a CDS encoding DUF7344 domain-containing protein; the protein is MDDTSDLFELLASTRRRQALVLLCDSPEIAVPEGFQTRTEAIEEPVTADSGPVLPSDRSDPVIELYHSHLPKLDAADLVDWDRQRGVVSRGPAFGEVRPVVELLAENAHELPDGFL
- a CDS encoding helix-turn-helix domain-containing protein produces the protein MTDIKAVVRVNHPDIVLTETVSHDSSSKVRSVSEAGTDPTSGKFFYRIESSDFLRFEEGLRNDTTIDDFERVLETRDGEAIYSFEYTDKAKILSPVISTANGLILDMENEGDAWVLSVWMPDRAGLADFWDYAQQNEIDIELLRVNEYASPADTDAGLTDSQREALLVAVETGYFEEPRNATLSEVAADLDISQPAASGLLRRGIKRLVVSSLMGENGRRED
- the phoU gene encoding phosphate signaling complex protein PhoU, whose amino-acid sequence is MPRESYQELLESLREDVLYMSEVVLDRLRLGLSALEQKDEEAAMQVIEGDDEINQLYLDLEQDCIDLLALQQPVASDLRFIAASFKIITDLERIGDLATNLGEYSLEAERDVFPEVDIQEVGEVVVGMVENAMEAYDSEDTDLCYTIADTDDEVDSRCESASEAVVRDLIERQIDTESSEGEIEQLMSDVSRLLLTIRDIERVGDHAVNIAARTLYMVENDDDLIY
- the radB gene encoding DNA repair and recombination protein RadB, whose product is MSDYVSTGCDALDSLLGGGLERGAVTQVYGPPAAGKTNVALAAAVEVAAGGDAALYIDTEGLSADRMEQIARGRTDGTGQTVDDIAGRLIVSEVYDYDEQTEAVQDAAEFAEEVELVVLDSATGFYRLQRDADDGGEALRDVARQVTHLLSLARKHDLAVLFTNQVFTDPDSDRSTALGGHTLNHWSGAILRLDRFRGGNRRATLEKHRAKPAGDTAQFRIVDAGLVGDESQPPSR
- a CDS encoding TrkH family potassium uptake protein yields the protein MLGASVRADVRVDWRAAVSLVGSVVKYLSVAMLAPMLVALYYGEDVGVFGVSIVLTVFFGIALERLDDDPDLGAREAFLMVSLTWLVVAVVGAVPYVLAGMGTASTLADPVNALFESMSGFTTTGATVMGQIGFERHSHALLLWRQLTQWLGGMGIVVLAVAILPELSVGGAQLMDAEAPGPGIEKLTPRIAETARILWQAYLGLTVLQFLLLYGLHLAGFAPNMGLYNAVAHPLTTMPTGGFSPAARSIEAFSAAVQWVIIPFMVVAGTNFALVWKATQGRPRVFAEDGEFRFYAGVMGVLTAVVAGLLFAGLGPGLSAIPTEVRPIPGSTERAIRHAAFQVTSIVTTTGYASMDFNTWSEPAKYLLLFGMFVGGSAGSTGGAIKVVRWLVVLKSLKRELFTTIHPEAVSPVRLGGRPVDERAIRGIYAFTLLYLVIFFVSVAVVFVDAVRIDYQLSVLEVMSAVAATLGNVGPGFGAVGPMNGYTDFAWTSKVYMVLLMWAGRLEILPVFVLLTRSYWQS
- a CDS encoding mechanosensitive ion channel family protein; translation: MVTVVLDYIADLRAFLEGLVTTEARVAATVILTVAALVTAIVLTPRVVSTVHRSTTYLVFGHERVPFDPPDIDWQLPVTAVVRTLQLAVLLAAGLAGLVVWGFVDLALIAVATMATWIPTLGKALTTVALFGGTLAGIDLLESSIEQYADESDVLNQHQQGIVFRVLQVVVLVGAGIVTLSVWGVGLGSLAVGAGFVGIVVGTAARSTIGSLIAGFVLMFARPFEIGDWVVINDDEGIITDITIINTRMRNASGEEIVIPNDNVANATVTNRTSLDHLRLSVEVGIDYEADVERAEAAIDDALADVPQVLANPTPQVVPTSLGDSAVVLACRFWIDHPSAAKRAMTKAAVVREAKAALDDAGIKIPYPQRELLGREESGGFRVAENGDATRERPTAEQFERRGQ
- a CDS encoding TrkH family potassium uptake protein gives rise to the protein MNTIVQWRKSVALTGSVVKYLSVAMLVPLVVALYYGEDAGVFGVSIVGTVLLGVAVERLDPGTDLREREALLFVALTWFAVAVVGAVPYVLAGMGTASTLADPVNALFESMSGFSTTGATVMGEISTDRHSHAVMMWRQLTQWLGGMGIIVLMVAILPELAVNGAQLISEEAPGPSLEKLTPRIAETARILWQAYFAFTVLLAGILYGLHLTGYAPNMDLYNAVAHAFSTLPTGGFSTKGESIAAFSAAVQWVIIPFMVVAGTNFALFWYLFDGDVRAPLEDTEFRAYAGATAVFTAVLFGLLFSGAAPSLAIGGTTEGVVENALRQAAFQVASLMNSTGYATSDFAQWTPHSQLLLILVMFVGGSAGSTGGGIKVVRWLIVLKALQRELFHASHPDAVQPVRLGDIVVDEEAIRGVVGFTLLYLVLFALATVFISLDASRVGITLTPLEAVGASLAAIGNIGPAFGRLGPFGSYLMLPDTTKALMILLMWAGRLEIITVLVVFTRSFWSR